AACATACAGTTGACTACCAGATGCAAAATCTTCCAAGCTTTCCGAAAGCAAGAGTACTGAGTCCACTTCGTTATCAAGCAATACTGCTTGTTGCTTGTTAATCAGTTCACGAACATCCAACATCACGCGCTGCAGATTACTATCAATAGCCTCAGCCTGTGCTGGCCACAATAACTTAAAGTCATCAGCCACAATCGCTGCCATGCGCGTTAAGTTGGTTGGGTTTAACCAAGCATACTTAGACACTTCGCCATTCGACAACGTAAGTGCGGCAACACCTTGTGCTCGAGGCGTAATAGCTTGAGCCGCATCGACCTCAACCAGGCGGATATTGCCTTGCCTTGCGTATACAAATGTAGGATCGGCTTGCCAAATCGATGACAGAGTCAGAGCAACGGTCGCCTTTTCACCAGACTTAAGCACTTTGCTTGCCCCCTTGGTACCAAACCAATTCGGCAGACGATCAATACCATAGCGCTTTGGTGGAAGATACTCGGTCGTAATGTCAGTGCCTTTAGTTAGCTCTGTCGCTAATGCATAAGTCACAGGTGTACTCGTTAGAATATCTTCCGCATTCGCTTTAAGTGACACCACTGAGCCAGCCATTAACACACTACCAAGCACACCGACTTTAGCAGTTGTTTTTACTGAGCTCGAGATACGATTCATTAAACAAGTCATGATTACGCCTTTCTTACAATTCGGTATAGCGTTGCTGCAAGGAAAAACGTTGCAGAAACAATGATGATTGAAGCACCTGACGGAACTGGCAACTTAA
The window above is part of the Vibrio chagasii genome. Proteins encoded here:
- a CDS encoding ABC transporter substrate-binding protein, whose product is MTCLMNRISSSVKTTAKVGVLGSVLMAGSVVSLKANAEDILTSTPVTYALATELTKGTDITTEYLPPKRYGIDRLPNWFGTKGASKVLKSGEKATVALTLSSIWQADPTFVYARQGNIRLVEVDAAQAITPRAQGVAALTLSNGEVSKYAWLNPTNLTRMAAIVADDFKLLWPAQAEAIDSNLQRVMLDVRELINKQQAVLLDNEVDSVLLLSESLEDFASGSQLYVEDRMFKAELEWTDQDKAKLKAMFSEDDALWLVTAKKPSNLIKSLVPNERILVVDSVDRWGRAGISAQAPFSRWEVKLFKG